The following is a genomic window from Malus sylvestris chromosome 12, drMalSylv7.2, whole genome shotgun sequence.
CACTAATTGTTTTATCAGTAGTAGATAACTTTCAATGATGGTGTCTAGTGGAAAATAGAACTGGTTTATGAAAGTATAGATATACCTTTAGCTTGAGTCTATTGCTTGTTAGTGGCCTCAAAATCGCAAGTCCGCAGTCACAGATTCTAGGAGCAAGTTCTTCATCAAGTAGGATATTGGCACTCTTCAAGTTTCTATGAGCAACTGGAGGTGAGAATGTAGAGTGCAGATGGctgaaatgaaaaataaatcactAACGAGGATATCTACATTTTCCCTAACAGGGAAAGGCTCAATTGCTCCCTAGGAACAAGGAAGTCTTAAAGTTTGTAGGTATTTTGTGATTAAAATCCACTTTTCATTAGGATATATGAACTTGTTGGGAGAAAAATATAGAATACTTACTCCAAAGCTTGAGCAACACCAAGAGCAATCTGGAGACGGAGGCCCCAGGACAGAGGCTTGTAAGCATCACTGTGAAGAGCATCAtcaagggataaatttctaacATACTCGTAGACAACAAGATGCTGTCCATGCTCTATGCAATAACCAACAAGTGGTACTATGTTTGGGTGCCTCAAATGCAAAGCAGTCCATATGACATCCAAGAATTGTTCCTCTTCATTAAAAGACAATCCTACAATGTTGATGTGCTTCACAGCCAACGTCTGCAATAAAGAAATAACAGTCGAAGGATTCTCATGAGTTTCATAGGAATTTACTGTTTCTATAAGTGGAAATAACTATTCCAAGGTTATTTCAGGTTTATACCTGGCCATCAGGAAACACAGCTTTGTAAACCGAACCAAGAGATCCTTCGCCCAGAAAGTTTTTTTCACTAAAGCTGTTTGTAGCTAATTGAAGCTCTGCCAGAGTGTAAAGTTTTGCTCTCATTGGGTATTTGTATTTATCAGAGAAACATTTTCTTCTAGTATTTTTCTCCAGTCTGCTATGGTAAACTGGAGGCAGTCGCCTTGGAAGTAGCATGGGTGACCTGAAAGGAAGCATTGATGGGCTTTCTTCTGCAATAGAAGAACCATCTGTAACCAAAGGAGGaaacaaaaattagaagaacaaaaagaaagattaaAACACAGGAAATGAGATTACAACAAGTTCAAAAGAGAGTCTACTGTCTATTTTAACATTCAGATGAAAACACCATGTTGATAAACCTTATACAGATGACACTGTCACCTAAGTTTTCACTTTTAAAGCTAAAATGATAACTAATCAGTGAGATGATACAATATGTTCAGGTAAATATTGTGAACTTCTAAGATTGAGTCTTAGCAgctgaattatttcataaatttGATGTTTCATCTACGTTTCTCTGTGGGTGTGTGTGCATACTTCAGTTGTTTACTTAAACATTATAATCATTATCACTATGGAAGTGAGTGAGAGTTTACCTCTGGCAGTGGTTCTTATTGAGAGAGAATTCCTTGAGCTGTTACTTCCCCCCAAGGTTATAAGCTTCTGTGCACGCAATTGATTAATGCGAACTGCTATGTAAAGTGCCACACATGATGCCACTAGAGTGACTCCACCAACCAAAAATGCTATTCCTCCAGGGCTCATCCTTTTCTTCTTGTATCCACCTAATTTCGTAGGGGGATTCTTCTCAATGGAATTTGAATGAATGGCTGGGGGCGCAGGAGTGTTTTGTACGACAGAACTTGCCTGGGTTTCCAGAGGAAAATCCCAAGGTGGAGAGTTAGCCCCTACATGAAAACTATTACCCCCAATCCTGAAAGGAAATCAAACCTACAATGttcagttttttttcctttgcagGCAAAAAGGACGTTATCACAACTGATCACTTACCATAAATTTGGTATGGACTGAAAATGATTTGGAATGATGCCGCTGAAATAATTATCTTGTATGTTCCTGCCAACAGAAAATGTGCAAGCAAGAAATCAAGAAAAAAGATCAACTAAAAGCAAAACGCTGCTAAGGGCAGGTAGGCAGAAACCTACAGATCAGTTAGTGGAAGCTCAGCTAGGAAAGCAACTGATCCAGTGAATTTGTTATTCTGCAGGAACCTGCAGATGCACCCATGGACATGTAACTTTAGAAACACATTATACCAAGCCCTAAAACACTGCAAGCGGGGGGAAAGGAACGAAAACTCACAATCCAGTGAGATTCGTCATGGAACCAAAAGAACTTGGTAGATCTCCGGTGAAGTTATTGTATGACAAATCACTGCATAAAACTAACTTACAAATAAGAAATGGATATTGTCCAATGACAATATTTTAAATATCAAACAGATTACAATTTTATCCAATGAGAATTATGCTCTGATTCTTTTCATTTAAGATAAAAGAAAAGTCAAAATCTCTGATATGCCAATACAGAAAACTAAAAGTAGGGGAAATCTTGTATAATGTCATATTTTATTCCACCATCAACTCAGAGAATCAAAGGTAACCTTATCTCAACTTCACTTAGAAATCAGAATCCAACATTATAAGAACCATATGAAAAGATACGTACAGTTCTCTTAAATTCTGTAGGCTGGTAAATACATTGCCAATAGGTCCCGAAAACAAATTGTGGCTCAGATTCCTGGAAGAATGGAACGTTTCAGCTTATCGCAGAATAACCAAGAACCCATAAACCAGTAAGATAACAGTCTGGAAGAAGCTACTCACAAATGTCGGAGACTTTTCATGGTAGGTAAAGAATGGGGAAAATTTTGGGTCAAATAGTTGCATGCCAGATTTCTACAGGTGCAGAATtataaaaattagaaggaagTGTAGAGATAAAATGATCCAAATTTGTGgaattttactaaaaaaatggTATGGCAATGAGCTAACATCATACTTACATATGGGTGGCATTAGGGGGCAAGACATGGGGAATTTCACCCACAATGTTATTGGAACTGACATCCCTTTAAGAAGAAGAAACCAGATGAAAATTACGTTTCAGCAACAGTTGTGTACACAAAGTAAAAGGAGCACAAAATGATCAATCAGTATCACTTACAGTTGCTTTAAATTGAACAGATTATAGAGCTCCTCAGGAATATATCCAGAAAGGTTCAGACTACGAAGTTTGCTGCAAATTTATTAAGGTGATCAAAGAAATATTAAGTTTTGTACACAGCTAATAATATAGTGAATGGAAGAGTTGCATTACATACAGGTATATCACAGAGGAACCAGAACATGAAACTCCATCCCATGACTCTTCACAAGGATCCCC
Proteins encoded in this region:
- the LOC126593019 gene encoding protein STRUBBELIG-RECEPTOR FAMILY 2-like, translated to MAAKRSMCVCFAVVFISSVLVSGAGAFTDPLDVTALHDFYRALNNPPVLKGWRSDGGDPCEESWDGVSCSGSSVIYLKLRSLNLSGYIPEELYNLFNLKQLDVSSNNIVGEIPHVLPPNATHINLACNYLTQNFPHSLPTMKSLRHLNLSHNLFSGPIGNVFTSLQNLRELDLSYNNFTGDLPSSFGSMTNLTGLFLQNNKFTGSVAFLAELPLTDLNIQDNYFSGIIPNHFQSIPNLWIGGNSFHVGANSPPWDFPLETQASSVVQNTPAPPAIHSNSIEKNPPTKLGGYKKKRMSPGGIAFLVGGVTLVASCVALYIAVRINQLRAQKLITLGGSNSSRNSLSIRTTARDGSSIAEESPSMLPFRSPMLLPRRLPPVYHSRLEKNTRRKCFSDKYKYPMRAKLYTLAELQLATNSFSEKNFLGEGSLGSVYKAVFPDGQTLAVKHINIVGLSFNEEEQFLDVIWTALHLRHPNIVPLVGYCIEHGQHLVVYEYVRNLSLDDALHSDAYKPLSWGLRLQIALGVAQALDHLHSTFSPPVAHRNLKSANILLDEELAPRICDCGLAILRPLTSNRLKLKASEDAIGDTGYTAPEHGQPGIDNTKCDIYAFGVLLLELLTGRKPFDNSRPREEQSLVKWASFRLHDVESLAVMIDPGIKRTFPSKNLSQFADIVSLCIQPVKEFRPPMSEVVGSLTRLVEKHNAMGKGNGAADPFERSFHSSNSQFVGSPTVSYLSI